From the genome of Vigna angularis cultivar LongXiaoDou No.4 chromosome 11, ASM1680809v1, whole genome shotgun sequence, one region includes:
- the LOC128194732 gene encoding proteinaceous RNase P 2-like produces the protein MENPKKKKKTSQNPEAKFQFELNSCSKAKDLRGAISLYDDAVLNNTRLNQHHFNALLYLCSNSVADDLLKTTALDYGFRAFRHMSSLGVVPNEASVTAVARLAAAKGDADYAFELVKGMGKYNNATPRLRTYDPALFCFCEMLDADKAYEVEEHMNGVGVSLEEAELAALLKVSARSGRADKVYEYLHNLRSCVRCVSESTAVVVEEWFCGAKASEVGEVEFDVGQVKEGVLRNGGGWHGQGWIGKGDWAVNRTSVGADGHCCCCGEQLVCVDIDDSETEKFAGSVAGLALEREVKANFSEFQAWLEKHDAYEAIVDGANVGLYKQNFADGGFGISQLDCVVKELYNQSGNKWPLVVLHNKRLRGLMENPSSRKLVEEWMNNGALYTTPNGSNDDWYWLFAAVKLRCLLVTNDEMRDHIFELIGSNFFNQWKERHQVHYTFMKGNLKLQMPPSYSLVIQESEKGYWHVPLAPGTSSESSICWLCITRPSGHDAVATVSNGVSSCLDSQVDENNATSISGKRKDKSN, from the exons ATGGAGaatccaaagaagaagaagaaaaccagTCAAAATCCTGAGGCAAAGTTCCAATTTGAGCTCAACTCATGTTCCAAGGCTAAGGACCTGCGAGGCGCCATATCCCTCTATGACGACGCCGTTTTGAACAATACGCGCCTCAACCAACACCACTTCAATGCCCTCCTCTACCTCTGCTCCAACTCCGTCGCCGACGACTTGCTCAAAACCACCGCACTCGATTACGGTTTCCGCGCCTTCCGCCACATGTCCTCTCTTGGCGTCGTTCCCAATGAGGCCTCCGTCACTGCCGTTGCGCGCCTCGCTGCGGCCAAGGGTGACGCCGATTATGCCTTCGAGTTGGTGAAGGGCATGGGCAAGTACAACAACGCTACCCCGAGGCTGCGAACCTACGATCCTGCGTTGTTCTGTTTCTGTGAAATGCTAGACGCGGATAAGGCCTACGAGGTGGAGGAGCACATGAATGGCGTTGGGGTGAGTTTGGAGGAGGCGGAACTCGCCGCGCTTTTGAAGGTGAGTGCGCGGAGTGGTAGAGCGGACAAGGTGTATGAGTATTTGCATAATCTTAGAAGCTGTGTGAGGTGTGTTAGTGAGTCCACTGCGGTGGTTGTTGAGGAGTGGTTTTGTGGTGCCAAGGCCTCTGAGGTTGGTGAGGTGGAATTTGATGTGGGGCAGGTCAAAGAGGGGGTTTTGCGGAATGGGGGAGGGTGGCATGGTCAGGGATGGATTGGTAAAGGGGATTGGGCCGTCAACAGAACGAGTGTTGGTGCCGATGgacattgttgttgttgtggggAGCAATTGGTTTGTGTTGATATTGATGATTCGGAGACGGAGAAGTTTGCAGGGTCTGTTGCTGGCTTGGCCTTGGAACGAGAGGTCAAGGCCAATTTTAGTGAATTTCAG GCCTGGCTTGAAAAGCATGACGCTTATGAAGCTATAGTGGATGGAGCAAATGTTGGGCTCTACAAACAAAATTTTGCTGATGGTGGATTTGGCATTTCTCAG CTTGATTGTGTTGTAAAAGAACTTTACAATCAGAGTGGGAATAAATGGCCGCTCGTTGTGCTGCACAATAAGCGCCTAAGAGGGCTAATGGAAAATCCTTCCAGCAGGAAACTGGTGGAGGAGTGGATGAATAATGGTGCACTGTATACAACTCCTAATGGGTCCAATGATGATTG GTATTGGCTCTTTGCCGCAGTAAAACTTAGGTGTTTGCTTGTGACAAATGATGAAATGCGAGATCACATATTTGAACTCATAGGAAGTAACTTTTTTAACCAGTGGAAAGAAAGACATCAG GTTCACTACACTTTTATGAAAGGAAACCTAAAGCTTCAGATGCCTCCATCATATTCATTGGTTATCCAG GAATCGGAAAAAGGTTATTGGCATGTGCCGCTAGCACCGGGCACTAGCAGTGAGTCTTCGATATGTTGGCTCTGCATTACCCGGCCAAGTGGTCATGATGCTGTCGCTACTGTTTCCAATGGTGTAAGTAGCTGCTTGGATTCCCAAGTCGATGAAAACAATGCCACTTCCATCAGTGGTAAAAGAAAAGACAAGTCAAACTAA